A DNA window from Brassica napus cultivar Da-Ae chromosome A4, Da-Ae, whole genome shotgun sequence contains the following coding sequences:
- the LOC106352031 gene encoding glycine-rich protein 3 short isoform-like, producing the protein MASKTLFLLGLFAFLLVVSVVAASESQPGTVKSESGQTVQPDQYNGGHGGHGGYNGGGHGGYNGGGHGGYNGGRGGYNGGRGGGGYCRHGCCYRNYRGCVRCCSYAGEAVQTQPGH; encoded by the exons ATGGCTTCCAAGACTTTGTTTCTGTTGGGTCTCTTTGCATTTCTTCTCGTCGTCTCAGTGGTCGCAGCATCTGAAAGCCAGCCGg GCACTGTTAAGTCGGAGAGTGGGCAAACCGTGCAACCTGATCAGTATAATGGGGGACACGGCGGCCATGGAGGCTACAACGGAGGAGGACACGGGGGATACAACGGAGGAGGACATGGGGGATACAACGGAGGCCGTGGGGGATACAACGGAGGCCGTGGGGGAGGAGGTTATTGCCGCCACGGTTGCTGCTACAGAAATTACCGTGGGTGCGTACGGTGCTGTTCTTATGCCGGAGAAGCTGTTCAGACACAGCCCGGTCACTAA